Proteins encoded within one genomic window of Salvelinus fontinalis isolate EN_2023a unplaced genomic scaffold, ASM2944872v1 scaffold_1941, whole genome shotgun sequence:
- the LOC129850345 gene encoding kinase suppressor of Ras 1-like has protein sequence MTQFVHALSLCIQEEEAEEEEYLGEEDEGNGSRESREKGHTNGECDGDELEDLPSYRGRMAGGRWRGPISRKASQTSVYLQEWDIPYEQLELGELIGKGRWGKVHKGRWHGEVAIRLLEIDGNNQDHLKLFKKEVMNYRQTRHENVVLFMGACMAPPHLAIITSFCKGRTLFSVVRDAKNTLDINKTRQIAQEIVKGMGYLHAKGIVHKDLKSKNVFYDTNKVVITDFGLFGMSGVVQEYHKRRENELRLPHGWIYYLAPEIVRRMGTGNHEDRLPFSNAADVYAFGTIWYELQARGWPLTNQPAEATIWQVGSGEGIKKVLAKVSLGKEVTEILSACWSFKPKERPSFTQLTDMLEKLPKLNRRLSHPGHFWKSAEPWVHHHCLRDHCTKGLQSRCPYIYK, from the exons ATGACACAATTTGTGCATGCTTTGTCTCTGTGTATTCAGGAAGAGGAGGCAGAAGAGGAGGAATAcctaggagaggaggatgagggaaatGGTagcagggagagcagagagaagggCCACACAAATGGAGAGTGTGATGGGGACGAGTTAGAGGACCTGCCCAGCTACCGGGGCAGGATGGCCGGGGGCCGATGGAGGGGACCCATCTCCCGTAAGGCCAGCCAGACCAGCGTGTACCTGCAGGAGTGGGACATCCCCTACGAGCAGCTGGAGCTGGGGGAGCTCATTGGCAAA GGCCGTTGGGGGAAGGTGCATAAGGGGCGCTGGCATGGAGAGGTGGCCATCCGGCTGCTAGAGATAGATGGTAATAATCAGGACCACCTGAAGCTGTTTAAGAAGGAGGTGATGAACTACAGGCAGACCCGCCACGAGAATGTGGTCCTCTTCATGGGGGCCTGCATGGCCCCGCCACACCTCGCCATCATCACCAG TTTCTGCAAAGGTCGGACACTATTCTCTGTTGTAAGAGATGCCAAGAACACACTAGACATCAACAAGACAAGGCAGATTGCTCAGGAAATTGTTAAG GGTATGGGCTACCTTCATGCTAAAGGAATCGTTCACAAGGACCTGAAGTCCAAGAATGTGTTCTATGACACAAACAAAGTGGTAATCACAGACTTTGGTCTTTTTGGAATGTCTGGAGTGGTACAAGAGTACCACAAGAG gcgaGAGAACGAACTAAGGCTCCCTCATGGCTGGATCTACTACCTGGCCCCTGAGATTGTTCGCAGGATGGGTACTGGGAACCATGAGGACCGCCTGCCTTTCTCCAACGCTGCAGACGTCTACGCCTTTGG CACCATTTGGTACGAGCTGCAGGCCCGTGGCTGGCCACTCACCAACCAGCCGGCAGAGGCCACCATCTGGCAGGTGGGCAGCGGAGAGGGAATCAAGAAGGTCCTGGCAAAGGTCAGCCTGGGCAAGGAGGTCACG GAGATACTGTCTGCCTGTTGGTCCTTCAAGCCAAAAGAGCGTCCCTCCTTCACCCAGTTGACTGACATGCTGGAGAAGCTGCCGAAGCTCAACCGCAGGCTCTCCCACCCAGGACACTTCTGGAAGTCAGCCGA GCCCTGGGTTCATCATCATTGCCTGCGGGACCATTGCACTAAGGGCCTGCAGTCTCGCTGCCCCTACATATACAAATAA